AGATCTCGGTGATGAGCGAGATGTGATTGGCGATATTCTCGGCGACCTTGGGCTCCGGCCAGAGAAGGTGGTTCGCGTATCCGACGATCACGCCCAGGATGAGGGCGATAACGATATACAAGGTCAGCTTGTGCTTCACTCTGTCCCCCGTCCGCTCTATTTGCTTGAAAACTCACGCCTTTATGCTTGTGCGACCCACCTCGCCGCGGGTCGCCCCAGGAGAGAGGGAGGACAATCCTTGCAAAAGGGGGCGCAAGCCCACCCGTGGATGCGGTGGGCTTCTCCGAACGCCGGGCGCCCGCGCAAGCTGCGGCGGAACAATGAGTTTTCGAACAGCCTCCCGTTGGCAGCACCCTCGCACTTTGGCCGAAATGTGTCGAGGGTCTGTTCCAGGCATGGCAAGAGCCAAGCTGAGGACCTTGCAGGCAGGTACCCACAGACACAGGGAACCGCCGCAGCGGCTCGCATTGCCCATGGATCTGGTGTCCGTTCATCGAGAAATCAGAGGCTTAGCCTTACACTCCCTTAACGACGCCATGCCTCGCGCATGGACGTTCGGAAACACGACCGCTAAGATCGGCTGACCCTGGATTTCCACCGAGGCGGAGCATCGTTGCGACCTACCCACCGGCGTCTGACGTCACGCAGCACTTCCGGCGAGGTCTTCGTCCGCCTCTCTTACGTCTTCCTCGTGGCCGCGGGGGCGAGCGCCCTGTTCTGCGCGTCTCCCGCCCGTGCCGACGATCCCACCTTCTTTGACCAGGCCATTGCCTGGTTCAATCCCGATGCGGCGCAGAAGGAAGCCCCTGTCGCCGATGCGGTGCCTTATGACGTCTCGTTCGAGGTGACCGGAGACGGGGACGCCCGCTCTGCCGTGACACAGGCCTCGAACCTGGAGACCTTGCGCCGGGCCCCGCCCTCAGGGGCGGCCGGTCTCGTGCGCCGCGCCCTGGCGGACAATGACCGGATCGTCGCCGCCCTGTTCTCCCAGGGCTATTATGGCGGGCACCTGAAGATCACGGTGGCCGGCCGCCCGCCGGATGCGCCGGACGTGTTCGCCGCCGTCGATGCAGCCCGAAAGGCCGGGCCCGTCCCGGTGGTGGTGCGCGTGGAGACCGGCCCGCGCTTCACCTTCGGCGAGGTGCGCATCCTCGATGCCGCCACCCGCAAGCCCCTCCCCTCTCCCCCGACGCTGCGCAGCCTCAACCTGCTGACGGGCGAACCGGCGCGCTCCACCGCCGTGATCGCCGCCGAGGGGCGGATCGTGGCGCGCTTGCGGGACGAAGCCCATCCCTTCGCCAAGATCACGGCCAAGGACGTGGTGGCCGACCATGCCACCCGTACCCTCAATGTCACCTTCCTGGTTGCCCCCGGGCCGGTGGCCACCTTCGGCCCGTTCACGGTCAGCGGCGCGCAAAGCCTGCCACCCAATTTCGTGCCCGAGCGCATCGACATCCGGCCCGGCGAACCGTTCTCCCCCGATCGCCTGGAACGCCTACGCCGGCGCCTGCTGACCTATGAAATCATCGGCTCCGTTCGCTTCATCGAGGCAGACCGGCTGAATGCCCGCGGGGAGTTGCCCATCGAGGTGCAGATCGGCGAGCGCAAGCCGCGCTATGTGGGCTTTTCGGCCAATTATTCCAACACCGACGGCTCCACCGCCAACGCCTTCTGGGGTCACCGCAACCTGTTCGGTGGCGGCGAGACCTTGCGCCTCGACGCCCAGGCGTCCTGGTTCGGCGAGAAATCGGACGCGGTGCCCGATGCCGACCCCTTCGGCTACAAGGCTTCTGCCACCTTCATGAAGCCCGGCATCTTCACCCCCAATGACGACCTCGTCGCCCAGGCGTCGGTGCTGCGGGAAGTCACCAATGCCTATGTGCGCGAGGCCGTCACCTTCCTCGGCGGTGTACGGCACCGGTTCAACGATTATATGAGCCTCCAGGTGGGACTGGACCTGGAAGCCTCGAAGGTGGAGGACAGCGACGGCTGGCGCGACTATCCCATTGCCGGCGTGCCGTTCGACTTCAATTTCGACAATACCGACAGCCTGCTCGACCCTTCCCGCGGCGTGCGGGCCAGCGCCACGGTGGAGCCCTTCGCCTATTTCGGCGGCGACGGCGCAGGTCCCGTTCTCATGAAAGCCTCGATTTCCACCTACAAGGCCCTGGACGAAGACAATCGCTTCATCCTCGCGGGCAAGGTGGCGGCGGGCTCCATCTTCGGAGCCCAGTACGAGAATGCCCCTCCGCAGCGGCTCTTCTATGTGGGTGGGGGAGGAACCTTGCGCGGCTACGAATACCAGGCGGCAAGCCCCCGCAACGCTCAGGGCATCATTGTCGGCGGCCTGAGCTTCTTCACCGCCTCCGCCGAGGCGCGCATCCGCATCACCGACACCATCGGCATCGTGCCCTTCTTCGATCTCGGCGCCGCCTTCGCCTCTGACGTGCCGGACTTCAGCAACCTGCAATATTCCTACGGCATCGGCCTGCGCTACTACACCGCCATCGGGCCGATCCGGCTCGACCTCGCCTTCCCCGGTGACGCACAGGTGGCCGGCACAAATTACGGGCTGTATGTCAGCCTGGGGCAGTCCTTCTGATGCGCGCCCTCCGTCTCGTTTCGCGCTCCCTGATCTCTCTCGCCATTTTCCTGGTGGGCTTCCTGCTGGCCGGCTTCGGCCTGATCCAGACGCCCCCCGGCCGCGACATGGTGGCCTCGCTCGCCGGGCGCCTCGCATCCGGAGACGGACTGAGCGTGCGCATTGAGGGGCTGTCCGGCTTCATCCCGTCCAACATGCGGGTGGCCAGCATCGATCTGTCCGATCCGGATGGCCCGTTCGCCCGCGTGGAGGGCCTCTCCCTCGCCTGGAGCCCGCTGGCCCTGCTTTCCGGCAGCGTCACGGTGGCCCTGGTAAGTGCGGAGCGCGTCACCGTCCAGCGCCAGCCCGACTTGCCGCCGCGCCCGGCGCAGGCGTCCTCGCAGTCCGGCTTTGCTCGCAACCTGCGGGTGATCGTAGACCGTATCGAGGCACCGGCGGTGGACCTTGATGAGCCCGTCTTCGGCCAGAAAGCCCGCTTCGGTTTCGAGGGCGGGCTCAAGATCGACGGTCTCGGACAAGGGCTGTCGCTGAACTTCAACCTCAACCGCCGGGATGCCGAAGGCTTTGCCGCCGGCACGGTGCGCTATGCCCCGGAGACGGCGGCACTCGACGTGGACATCACCGCCCGCGAGCCGGCGGGCGGCATCTTCGCGCGCCTTGCCGGCCTTGAGGGCCTTCCCGCCTTCGAGGCGCAAGTGAAGGGCGCGGGCACCCTGGATGCCTGGTCGGGCACGCTCGATGCCACCGCGGGCGACCTGGCGCATCTGGAAGGCTCCGCCTCGGTGCGCGCCCAGGATGGTGGCCGGGTGGTGCAACTGACCGCGCGCGGCGATGTGGGGCGGGCGCTGCCCAAGGCTTATTCCCGGCTGTTCGAAGGCGAAAGCGACCTGTCGAGCCGCATCGTCATGAAGGCGGACGGCGGCTTCCAGGTGGACGCGCTCGATTTGAGGTCCGCCGGCTTCAGCTTCTCCGCCCGCGGCGGCGTGCCCACGGACGGGCCGATCACCCTCACCTTCCAGGCCCGCACCGGCGCGGCGGACCGCTATTCCGCCCTGCTGCCGGGCCTTGCCTGGGACGAGGCCCGTCTGGACGGCGGGATTTCCGGCACCGTGCTTGAACCGCAGATGCAGATGCGGGTGAATGCCACCAAGGTGACGGGCTTCGGCTATGGCGCCGGGGCCCTCAAGGCCGAGGCGAGCGCCGTGCCCGACGGTGCCGGCACCTTCGCATTGAAGGTGGATGCCACCGGGGATGGCCTGTCCGCCAACGATCCCAAGGTCGCCGCAGCCCTGGGCCCGCAGGGAACGCTGGCCCTGCGCGGCGTACGATTGCGCGGCGAGGATCCTGTCCTCACCGAGGCAACGGTGCGCCTCTCCGGTATCGACCTGCGCTTTGCAGGCAAGGCCGACCTCGCCAATATTGAGGGCCGGCTCGACGTGGCGCGCCTGGACCTCGCGGCCCTGTCCCCGTTCGCCGGGCGGCCACTGGCCGGCCTTCTCGCCCTCACCGCCGACGTAAAGCGCACCGGTGCGGGCGGGGCGGTCGCCTTGTCGGTCAACGGCACAGCCCGCGACGTGACGACGGGCGATGCCACCCTCGACGGCTTGGCAGGCGGCGCCTCGCACTTCAAGGGCGGCCTGTCCGTTGCACCGGACGGCGCCGTCGCAGTGGACAATTTCACGGTCGACGCCACGGGCGCGGCCCTGGCGGTGAACGGCCGCATTGATGCGACCACCGCCGATCTTGCCGCGCAGCTCTCCTTGCCCGATCTCACGCGCCTGGACGGGCGTCTGGAAGGGGCGGCGCAGGCAAAGGCCGCCTTCTCCGGTCGCCTCGCTTCCCTGGATATGACGGCTCAGGCCACCATCGCCCAAGGCAAGGCCATGGGCCACGCCATCGAGGGCCTGGCCATCGACGTGGCCGCCAAGGATCTCACCGGACGGGTCTCCGGAACAGGCCAGCTCCAGGGTAAGGTCGGCGGTAAGGCCTCGCGCGGAACGCTCGCCTTCAGCACCGGGGCGGATGGATCACGGGCGCTGACGGGCCTCGACCTCGCCGTTGGCAGTGTCACCGCGCGCGGGGCCGTGACGCTCGCGCCCACGGGCCTTGCCACGGGGGACCTCACGCTGGTGGCGGGCGATCTCGCGGACATTTCCGCCTTGACCCTGACCGAGCTAGGAGGTCGGGCCGAAGGCACGGTCAGCCTCGACGCGCCGGGCGGCGTCCAGCGCGTGACCGTGCGCGGCACCTTCGCCAATCTCCTGGCCTCGGGCCAGCGGGTGGCCAATGCCCGCATCGACCTGTCCGTGACCGACCCGCGGGTATCGGCCGCCATCCAGGGCTCTGTGGATGCCACCGGCATCGAGGCCGGCACCCTTTCCATCACCCGGGCGCGCCTCACCGCCCAGCCGGAAGGCCAAGGCACGCGGCTGGCGCTGGATGCGGATGCCCAGGGCGCGACGCTCACCACCCGTGCCCTGCTCGCCAGGCAGGGCGAGGCGCAGAGGCTGCGCGTGGATACGCTGCGGCTCGCCCGCGATCGCACCACCGCCACCCTGACCGCCCCCGCAACCCTGACTTATGAGGCGGGCAACACAACCCTCGACCGATTCGCCCTCGCCTTGTCCGGCGGCGGCAGCCTGACCGCACAGGGCCGCGCGGGCGATACCCTCGATCTGACGCTGGAAGCCCGCGCGGTGCCGCTGGCGCTCGCGGCGCTCGTGGATCCGACCCTCTCGCCGAGCGGCACGCTGGCCGCCAATGCCCGCATCACCGGCACGCCGGCTGCGCCCACCGGCCGCTACGATGTGACGGTGAACCGGGCCACCATGCCCCAGATCACGGCGGCGGGGGCCGGCCCCTTCGACTTCCGGGCCAATGGCACCCTGGCGGATGGCCGGGCCAGCATCGCTTCCGCCCTGTCGGGACCGTCCCTGTCGGGGGTGACCATCAACGGCTTCATTCCTGTCTCCAATGGAGCGCTTGACCTGACCATTCGCGGCTCCGTGTCGCTGGCCATCGCCAATGCCATGCTCGCGACCTCGGGCGCGCGGGCTGCCGGAACGGCGGCGGTGGACCTGACCTTGCGCGGCACCCTGGAGGAACCGCGCGCCGGCGGCACGATCCGCATCAGCGGCGGGCGCTATGAGGACGCCATCCATGGCATCACGCTGGAGCGCATCCAGGCGGTGATCACCGGTACGGATCGGAGCTTGACGGTCTCATCCTTCCAGGCCTTCACCCCCAATGGTGGCAGCATCCAGGGCCAGGGCACCATCGCCCTCGATCCAGCCGGCAGCTTCCCCGGGCGGGTGGACCTAACCCTCAACAACGCCCAGCTTGCCAATAGCGAACTCATCCGCCTCGTCGCCGGGGGGCGCCTTGCTCTCTCGGGCGCTCTGGCGCGCACCCCCGCCATTTCCGGCACCATTGAGGTGCGGGAGATGGACGTGAACATCCCCGATCGCCTGCCGGGCGGCGCAAAGGCGCTCAATGTGCGGCACGTGAACCTGCCCCCCGGCAGCCGCACACCCGCCGCCTTGCGCCAGCCGCCCCAGCGGCCGGGACGCGGCGCACCGAGCCCGTTCGTGGCCACGCTGGACCTGACCATCAACGCACCCAACCGGGTGTTCGTGCGCGGCATGGGACTTGACGCGGAACTGGCAGGCAATATCCAGGTGCGTGGCACCAGCGCCGCGCCGCAAACCATTGGCGGCTTCGAGATGCTGCGCGGGCGGCTGGAAATCATCGGCCGCCGGCTCGACTTTACGCGCGGTCGCCTGACCTTCAACGGCGACACCGATCCCGATCTTGATTTCGTCGCCGAAAGCGCGGCCAGCGATGTCACCGCGCGCATCATCGTCTCGGGGCGCGCCTCGCAGCCGGAAATCACCTTCACGTCGACGCCCGAATTGCCACAGGATGAAGTGGTGGCGCGCCTTTTGTTTGGCCGCTCGGCCGGCCAGCTCTCAGCCGGCCAGGCGCTCCAGGTGGCCCAGGCCGTCACGGCGCTGTCCGGCCAGGGCAATGCGCTGCTCGGCAATCTGCGGCGCTCACTGGGCGTGGACAGCCTCAGCGTCGGGACGAACGCGGCGGGCACGGGCGGGGAGATCGGCATCGGCCGGCGCATCAATGACCGGCTTTATCTGGGCGTCCGGCAAGGCACGACGCCCAACTCCTCACAGGCCACCATCGATCTGGACCTGACGCGCAACATCCGCCTCCAGGGCGCGACGGGCGCCGACGGCAACACCTCCGTGGGCATCGGCGCCCAATGGGACTACTGACGCAAGCGCTCAACGGAGGCGCGGCGCCTCGATCCCCATGGCCTTCATGCGCGAGGCAAGAGTGGTGGGCTTGAGGCCGAGGCGCTCGGCCGCCCCGCCAGGGCCGGAGACCTTGCCCCCTGCCGCCTCCAGGGCCTTGAGGATGCTCTCCCGCAGGCGCATGCGGCGCTCCTCCTCCGTCTCCAATGGGCTCGGGACGACAGGCGCGCTGGGCGCGGCGGTGCGCCGCTCTCCCCCCGGCAGATCGATGGTCAGGCGTCCATTGCGCGCCAGGATGATGCCACGCTCGATCACGTTCTGAAGCTCGCGCACATTGCCCGGCCAGTCATAGGCCGAGAGGCGCCGCATATCCCCCTCGCTCAGTTGCAGCGAGCGGTCCGCCGGCTTTCGGCTGGCGGAGAGGAAATGCATCGCAAGGAGCGGGATATCCTCCCGCCGCTCCCGCAGCGGCACGGATTCGATGGGCATCACATTGAGGCGGTAGAAGAGATCTTCCCGGAAGCGCCCCGCTCTCACCTCGCCGCGCAGGTCGCGATTGGTGGCGGCAATGATGCGCACATCCACCTGCCGCGTGCGCTCCTCGCCCACCCGCTCGAACTGGCCCTCCTGGAGGACGCGCAGAAGCTTGCTCTGGAGCTCCAGGGGGATTTCTCCCACCTCGTCCAGGAACAGGGTGCCCCGGTCCGCCAGCTCGAAACGGCCGATGCGATCGCGCAGGGCGCCGGTGAAGGCGCCCTTCACATGGCCGAAGAACTCGCTCTCGAACAGCTCGCGCGGAATGGCGGCGCAATTGACGCGGATGAGCGGGCGCTCATGGCGTTCGCTGGCCTCATGGATGGCGCGGGCGATCAGCTCCTTGCCGGTGCCCGATTCCCCCGTCACCAGCACGGTGGCATCGGTGGGGGCGACCAGTTCCACCTGCCGCAGCACCTTCTGGATGGCCTCGGAGCGGCCTATAATGCCGCGATGGCTGCCCTCGGCCCGGATCTCTTCCTGGAGATAGGCGTTTTCCAGCTCCAGCCGCTCGCGCAGGCTGTCCACCTCGGCAAGGGCCGCCCGCAATTGCTCGTTGGCTTCGCGCTTCTGTGTCACGTCGCGAAACACCACCACCGCACCGATGAGCACGCCCCGGTCGCGCAGGGGGGTGGAGGTATATTCCACCCAGACCGGCTTGCCCGAGCGATGCCAGAACACCTCATTCTCCACCTGATGCACCGCGCCGTCGCGGAAGGCGGCATAGATGGGACAATGCTCGTGGGCATAATGGGAGCCGTCGGGGTGATGGTGGTGAACCATCACATGCATGTCCTGGCCGATCATCTCCTCGGCGGTCCAGCCCAGGATCTGCTCGGCGGCGGGATTGACGAAGGTGGTCTTGCCCTCCGCATTCACCCCATAGATGCCCTCCCCCACGGCGCGCAGGATGAGGCGGTTCTCCCGCTCGATGTCCCGGAAGGCCCGGTCCACCCGCTGCCATTCGGCGACCCCCTCGCGCATGAAGGTGTCGGCGGCGGCAT
This genomic interval from Aquabacter sp. L1I39 contains the following:
- a CDS encoding autotransporter assembly complex protein TamA, giving the protein MRPTHRRLTSRSTSGEVFVRLSYVFLVAAGASALFCASPARADDPTFFDQAIAWFNPDAAQKEAPVADAVPYDVSFEVTGDGDARSAVTQASNLETLRRAPPSGAAGLVRRALADNDRIVAALFSQGYYGGHLKITVAGRPPDAPDVFAAVDAARKAGPVPVVVRVETGPRFTFGEVRILDAATRKPLPSPPTLRSLNLLTGEPARSTAVIAAEGRIVARLRDEAHPFAKITAKDVVADHATRTLNVTFLVAPGPVATFGPFTVSGAQSLPPNFVPERIDIRPGEPFSPDRLERLRRRLLTYEIIGSVRFIEADRLNARGELPIEVQIGERKPRYVGFSANYSNTDGSTANAFWGHRNLFGGGETLRLDAQASWFGEKSDAVPDADPFGYKASATFMKPGIFTPNDDLVAQASVLREVTNAYVREAVTFLGGVRHRFNDYMSLQVGLDLEASKVEDSDGWRDYPIAGVPFDFNFDNTDSLLDPSRGVRASATVEPFAYFGGDGAGPVLMKASISTYKALDEDNRFILAGKVAAGSIFGAQYENAPPQRLFYVGGGGTLRGYEYQAASPRNAQGIIVGGLSFFTASAEARIRITDTIGIVPFFDLGAAFASDVPDFSNLQYSYGIGLRYYTAIGPIRLDLAFPGDAQVAGTNYGLYVSLGQSF
- a CDS encoding translocation/assembly module TamB domain-containing protein; amino-acid sequence: MRALRLVSRSLISLAIFLVGFLLAGFGLIQTPPGRDMVASLAGRLASGDGLSVRIEGLSGFIPSNMRVASIDLSDPDGPFARVEGLSLAWSPLALLSGSVTVALVSAERVTVQRQPDLPPRPAQASSQSGFARNLRVIVDRIEAPAVDLDEPVFGQKARFGFEGGLKIDGLGQGLSLNFNLNRRDAEGFAAGTVRYAPETAALDVDITAREPAGGIFARLAGLEGLPAFEAQVKGAGTLDAWSGTLDATAGDLAHLEGSASVRAQDGGRVVQLTARGDVGRALPKAYSRLFEGESDLSSRIVMKADGGFQVDALDLRSAGFSFSARGGVPTDGPITLTFQARTGAADRYSALLPGLAWDEARLDGGISGTVLEPQMQMRVNATKVTGFGYGAGALKAEASAVPDGAGTFALKVDATGDGLSANDPKVAAALGPQGTLALRGVRLRGEDPVLTEATVRLSGIDLRFAGKADLANIEGRLDVARLDLAALSPFAGRPLAGLLALTADVKRTGAGGAVALSVNGTARDVTTGDATLDGLAGGASHFKGGLSVAPDGAVAVDNFTVDATGAALAVNGRIDATTADLAAQLSLPDLTRLDGRLEGAAQAKAAFSGRLASLDMTAQATIAQGKAMGHAIEGLAIDVAAKDLTGRVSGTGQLQGKVGGKASRGTLAFSTGADGSRALTGLDLAVGSVTARGAVTLAPTGLATGDLTLVAGDLADISALTLTELGGRAEGTVSLDAPGGVQRVTVRGTFANLLASGQRVANARIDLSVTDPRVSAAIQGSVDATGIEAGTLSITRARLTAQPEGQGTRLALDADAQGATLTTRALLARQGEAQRLRVDTLRLARDRTTATLTAPATLTYEAGNTTLDRFALALSGGGSLTAQGRAGDTLDLTLEARAVPLALAALVDPTLSPSGTLAANARITGTPAAPTGRYDVTVNRATMPQITAAGAGPFDFRANGTLADGRASIASALSGPSLSGVTINGFIPVSNGALDLTIRGSVSLAIANAMLATSGARAAGTAAVDLTLRGTLEEPRAGGTIRISGGRYEDAIHGITLERIQAVITGTDRSLTVSSFQAFTPNGGSIQGQGTIALDPAGSFPGRVDLTLNNAQLANSELIRLVAGGRLALSGALARTPAISGTIEVREMDVNIPDRLPGGAKALNVRHVNLPPGSRTPAALRQPPQRPGRGAPSPFVATLDLTINAPNRVFVRGMGLDAELAGNIQVRGTSAAPQTIGGFEMLRGRLEIIGRRLDFTRGRLTFNGDTDPDLDFVAESAASDVTARIIVSGRASQPEITFTSTPELPQDEVVARLLFGRSAGQLSAGQALQVAQAVTALSGQGNALLGNLRRSLGVDSLSVGTNAAGTGGEIGIGRRINDRLYLGVRQGTTPNSSQATIDLDLTRNIRLQGATGADGNTSVGIGAQWDY
- a CDS encoding sigma 54-interacting transcriptional regulator is translated as MSQGVAEPVSHFGPFGPAFDTAIEAQLAVDLETGAILDANGAAAHLLGYERGRLKSMQIFDLHPGQAPALIAFTQAVEARGTYWARTLSPRRADGTGARVETGGVLVRTPRRRRLLMTLCDLDARQRRDIDAAADTFMREGVAEWQRVDRAFRDIERENRLILRAVGEGIYGVNAEGKTTFVNPAAEQILGWTAEEMIGQDMHVMVHHHHPDGSHYAHEHCPIYAAFRDGAVHQVENEVFWHRSGKPVWVEYTSTPLRDRGVLIGAVVVFRDVTQKREANEQLRAALAEVDSLRERLELENAYLQEEIRAEGSHRGIIGRSEAIQKVLRQVELVAPTDATVLVTGESGTGKELIARAIHEASERHERPLIRVNCAAIPRELFESEFFGHVKGAFTGALRDRIGRFELADRGTLFLDEVGEIPLELQSKLLRVLQEGQFERVGEERTRQVDVRIIAATNRDLRGEVRAGRFREDLFYRLNVMPIESVPLRERREDIPLLAMHFLSASRKPADRSLQLSEGDMRRLSAYDWPGNVRELQNVIERGIILARNGRLTIDLPGGERRTAAPSAPVVPSPLETEEERRMRLRESILKALEAAGGKVSGPGGAAERLGLKPTTLASRMKAMGIEAPRLR